Within Desulfatiglans sp., the genomic segment CTGCTTACTGAAGAATTCCAGGTTGTCCTTGTTGAGGGATGGATTCTGGGTGTTATGTAGAAATCCAGGGTTTGATTTTTTTCTTCCTCTTCATTAATAGAAAGAGGTAGTATTGTTTTCTGATACCCCTCTTCTGATTGCTTGACAGTATATTTTTCTGGATGTAAATATAAGAGACCTATCAAGGAGAAAACTATGAAAAAATATTTTTTTGTCTGTTTTCTGATGTTTTTAACCTGGGGTTCCATAACAAACAATGTATGGGCAATTGATACAGGATGGATGCAGAGAGGCGTCCGAGTCTGGTATCTGGGTGGAGTTGGAAGCGGCACTTCATCAAATGCTGAGGAGGCCTATTTAATCAATACCATAGATGGCGGTAATGCCCAGGTAATACGTCACTCTGCATTAACCCACTGGACTGCACCAAATGCACCCGAGACCCAGACATATCCGGTTTCCAGTATGGGGCCGTTCTGGATACACCCGCAAAGGCTACAAACCCTTGCAATGGGTGATCACTGGATGGGGTGGGAAATCACTCTGATAACCCGATTAAACTACACATATGATATGCTCCCATATGCCTTTTTACCTGCCAAGGCCCTTTTTGACTTCAAGCCCCAGAGGGAAATAGTAAAAATCGTTTATATGCTTGCAGGCTACAGCACTGGCACTGCATATATCGATGCGGAGACAGGGCTTGTGCTTCAGTATTCAAAAATGAGCGGATATGTAACAGTGTTTTTTATACTGAGTGAGATTAACTATGATTTTGCTAAAAAGTTTGCCTTTGCAGAAGATACCGGACCGCATACAGGTTACAGATCCTTTGTAAGTGAATCCTCTTTTTCAGGTGGTCTTGTTGTTATTCAGTCTCTTGTTGAGACACGCTATGGTAAAACTGTTGAGATGCGAGTACTTGGCTCTGCTACAAAAAATTCAATGATACAGTGGGATGAAAACTACTGTTTTTTTGGTGATGTTCCTGTGCTCAGGCGAATGAATGCAACCCAGGCGCCTGATTACCCGCCTGAACAATGGAATGAAATAGGTCAGTTTTTATGGTGATGGATCCCGCAAAACAGATTAAATAATTTGACCATCAATATCTTTGATGTTTCAATGAACAGGACTAGCACTGCGCCATATACCTTTACCGCCACGGAGCAGAAGGCGGGGCTGTTTTTACCAAGTATAATATTCAATAATGATGGTTATATGACCGAGTTTTCTGCCAAAGACTCCACAATAGGTTTGGATATTAAGCTTGGGGAAATCTTTGAAAATTTTAACAGGGTGGATGGTTCGGATTATTATAAAAACACTATGGGTATTGCTGTGCCCGATCCGGACGGGGACAACGACGGCATGCCTGATGAGTGGGAAGTCACCTATTTTACAGATACCACAAGAGACGGAACCGGTGATTATGATGGTGATGGATTAACGGATATAAATGAATACCTGAATAACAGCTACCCGAATAACACTGATAGTGATGGTGATGGCATCACTGATGGAGATGAGGTAAACACATACAGGACTGATCCTGCCTCTGCTGACACTGATAATGATGGCATGCCTGATGGTTGGGAAATATTGTATAACCTTGATCCTCTTGACCCAACCGATGAATCAAATGATGCAGACAATGACGGCTTTAGCAACTATAAAGAATATAAGAAAGGGACAGATCCTAAAGACCCTGATTCTCATCCGGTAAGGCCAATGGTTTGGCTTCCTATATTGCTGGAATAGGTCATTGTCTATGAAATAAAAAGAAAACCCCAGTGTCAGGCTCAAGGTATGATTATTATAAAAATTACTTGATTTACTTATTTACCTGTGTCATTTAATGAAATAATTTTGGCAGATTGTTTTAGTAGATATGCCTTTCTCTCCTGTTAATTCTCCTCAACTCAAAAGGTATATTGTCAATCTGCTATTTCACCTTATAGATTTGTTGAATTTCGGTAGTTACTGTTTTTAGAATATATATCAAGATTACGCGGTAATCTCTGGTTTAGATATTGATTCTGTTTTGAATATATTGTCTATTGAATCATCTGTAATACTTTTATTGATTCAATATTTTCAATAATGCAGTGTTGACGCCAATCAATCCGCATTAATTTTAGCAGATCATAAATTTATACCAGAACAATATTATCCCGCAAAAAGGCCTCAGAACAGGTTTTAGAATGGTTCAGATGTGTAAGTGAGCCATTTATTGATATGACGTTATTTATTGTCAGCCTTGTAAGCAACATTTTAGAAATGACGAATCAATAAGGAGAGCCTATGCCTGTTACAGCCTGTAAAGAATGTGCCTGTGAAACATCCGAGGAACAATTAATTGAACAATTTATTGATATCTTAAAAGATTATCGGGTAGAACCGGGATCACTCATCCCGCTTCTTCAGACCGCCCAGAGGATGCTGGGCTACCTTCCTGTAAAGGTGCTTAAACAAATAGCCCTAAAACTGGATAAGCCCTACAGCGAAGTGGCAGGTGTTGTCACTTTTTACTCTTTTTTTAGAACTACTCCCAAGGGCAAAAACCTGATTCGTGTCTGCCTGGGTACCTCCTGTTATGTCCGTGGTGGAAAGGAGGTGCTGGAGGCCTGCAAAAAACAGTTGAATATAGATGTGGGTCAGACAACCGAAGACAGGCTTTTTTCACTTGATGTTGGCAGGTGTTTCGGAGCCTGTGGACTGGCCCCGGTTATGCTGGTGAATGATACTGTTCATCAAAGGGTAAAACCCTCCAAAATAGGTGAGATACTTTCGTATTATAAAGAAAAAGAAAAGGTCAGCGAAAAATAAATTTATTTGGGCAAGGAGTCTAAAGTGCAAAATAGTACATCATTCAAAATCAATAAACCTGAAGATATTTCTGCTATCAGAGAAACCATGTCT encodes:
- a CDS encoding NAD(P)H-dependent oxidoreductase subunit E encodes the protein MPVTACKECACETSEEQLIEQFIDILKDYRVEPGSLIPLLQTAQRMLGYLPVKVLKQIALKLDKPYSEVAGVVTFYSFFRTTPKGKNLIRVCLGTSCYVRGGKEVLEACKKQLNIDVGQTTEDRLFSLDVGRCFGACGLAPVMLVNDTVHQRVKPSKIGEILSYYKEKEKVSEK